Proteins encoded within one genomic window of Pelorhabdus rhamnosifermentans:
- a CDS encoding anion permease yields the protein MFFLPKFGVITWKDTNRDSAYHILMLSGGALAAGDFLLKTGAAKWLALKVFTSLGLVGASSLVVIVVVMFIVQFSRIGFMGTTGLTVLYMPVIVALAAAADLPAAALALPTGMIIGGYPFLMFYNTLSNILIMEQEN from the coding sequence TTGTTTTTTTTGCCCAAATTCGGTGTTATTACGTGGAAGGACACAAATAGAGATTCTGCTTACCACATTTTGATGTTAAGTGGTGGCGCACTTGCTGCTGGAGATTTTCTCTTAAAAACCGGAGCTGCAAAATGGCTAGCTCTTAAAGTCTTTACCTCATTGGGCCTAGTCGGGGCCTCATCACTGGTAGTTATTGTTGTTGTAATGTTTATTGTTCAGTTCTCCCGCATTGGATTTATGGGAACAACTGGTCTTACCGTGCTGTATATGCCGGTCATTGTTGCACTAGCGGCAGCTGCTGATCTTCCTGCCGCGGCATTGGCTTTGCCGACAGGGATGATTATTGGCGGCTATCCTTTCTTAATGTTTTATAACACTCTGTCTAATATTCTTATTATGGAACAGGAGAATTAA
- a CDS encoding MFS transporter — translation MNSKSYRLKLILMLFSVMFIMGIDRSSLGVAAPVMMKELNIDPGSMGIAFSAFFWTYTLLNLPAGNLADKLGSKLVLNVAAVIWSLASAATGVMHNVVGMMAARMGVGIGESAVFPVTTKIVADNFRSSERATVIGWYQAGARLGYAATPILMGFLIAQYSWRMAFIITGLGSLLWCVIWHYWYKESSQQVQVESKIVQPRVAIPWLQLLTNRCTLGLFLTKFCGDYLYYMFLTWVPSYLVMERGFSLFKMGIYASLPFLTAFIVQPMAGYLSDWLIKKGFSVTVARKGVLVAAQLCASSIMAVGFVDDPMVAVAILTLNIAAGSTIGGMMFTVASEVAPPGMTGTVTGSMNTVGAIAGILAPTITGFIVKFTGTFQLALAFSGCLLLLAVCTVLFIIPAVKPMEFKTE, via the coding sequence GTGAATTCGAAGTCGTATCGGCTAAAACTGATCTTAATGTTATTTTCGGTAATGTTTATTATGGGAATTGACCGAAGCAGTCTTGGAGTTGCCGCTCCTGTAATGATGAAAGAGCTTAACATTGATCCAGGTTCAATGGGAATTGCCTTTTCAGCATTCTTCTGGACGTATACATTGCTTAATTTGCCAGCAGGTAACCTTGCCGATAAATTAGGATCGAAGTTGGTATTGAACGTTGCAGCTGTTATTTGGTCCTTGGCCTCTGCGGCAACAGGAGTTATGCATAATGTGGTTGGTATGATGGCTGCACGTATGGGTGTTGGAATCGGCGAGTCCGCAGTATTTCCGGTTACTACAAAGATTGTTGCCGATAACTTTCGTTCCAGTGAACGGGCAACCGTAATTGGGTGGTATCAAGCAGGTGCTAGATTAGGTTATGCGGCAACGCCAATTCTCATGGGATTCTTGATTGCCCAGTATAGTTGGCGAATGGCATTTATCATAACCGGTTTAGGAAGTTTGCTATGGTGTGTTATTTGGCATTACTGGTACAAAGAAAGTTCTCAACAAGTACAAGTAGAATCAAAAATAGTTCAGCCAAGAGTTGCCATCCCGTGGTTACAACTGCTTACTAATCGGTGTACTTTGGGGCTATTTTTAACTAAGTTTTGCGGGGATTATTTATACTATATGTTTTTGACATGGGTGCCTTCTTATTTGGTTATGGAAAGAGGATTTTCTCTCTTTAAGATGGGCATATACGCATCCCTACCGTTTTTAACGGCCTTTATTGTTCAACCAATGGCAGGTTATTTGTCAGACTGGCTGATTAAAAAAGGGTTCAGCGTTACTGTTGCAAGAAAAGGAGTACTGGTAGCTGCCCAACTGTGTGCCTCATCAATAATGGCTGTTGGATTTGTCGATGACCCCATGGTAGCAGTCGCGATTTTGACGCTGAATATTGCCGCAGGGTCGACCATTGGGGGCATGATGTTTACGGTGGCTTCGGAAGTGGCTCCTCCGGGTATGACGGGAACAGTAACTGGCAGCATGAATACGGTTGGTGCAATCGCAGGTATTCTTGCGCCAACTATTACGGGTTTTATCGTTAAGTTTACCGGCACTTTTCAGTTGGCACTAGCTTTTAGCGGTTGTCTGCTATTATTGGCCGTTTGCACAGTGTTGTTTATTATACCAGCTGTCAAACCAATGGAGTTTAAGACAGAATAG
- a CDS encoding HD domain-containing protein: protein MREVINDLLPEINWITDLKLREAVIDCHVSALNAGGWEPSDMDKLPFVLASFPNCPTSYLRHIRAVTRMCRMILEEYNLIYQGQGDFVLDHDKLIAGALLHDIGKFLEWTKDSDGNFRKSQSGKYLRHPLSGIVIAMKNDIPVDIAHIIAYHAHEGEGAKRSPEAVIVSKVDEMNFDSIRSHLGYL from the coding sequence ATGAGAGAAGTGATTAATGATTTATTACCGGAAATTAATTGGATTACTGACTTAAAATTACGCGAGGCAGTAATTGATTGTCATGTAAGCGCCTTGAATGCAGGCGGCTGGGAACCGAGTGATATGGATAAACTTCCCTTCGTGTTAGCATCATTCCCAAATTGTCCTACGTCTTATCTTCGACATATTCGGGCTGTAACCCGAATGTGCCGCATGATACTAGAAGAATACAATTTAATATATCAGGGGCAGGGCGATTTTGTACTTGATCATGATAAGTTAATTGCTGGTGCTTTACTGCATGATATTGGCAAATTCCTAGAATGGACAAAAGATTCTGATGGGAATTTCCGAAAGTCGCAATCAGGTAAATATTTGCGGCATCCTCTATCTGGAATCGTAATTGCTATGAAAAATGACATTCCTGTTGATATTGCTCATATTATTGCTTATCATGCCCACGAGGGGGAAGGAGCAAAACGTAGTCCGGAAGCTGTAATCGTTAGTAAAGTCGACGAGATGAATTTTGATAGTATTAGGTCACACCTAGGCTATTTATAA
- a CDS encoding metallo-dependent hydrolase has product MTIRGDLLIHGGNVIDPGRDFSGKADVLIQGNRIVDVPQGETVEAEKVIDATGYLVLPGLIDYHTHVFYSGTAIGVHPDSALLPQGVTTAIDQGSAGVTNFDSFIKTVVNHSQVRIFAHLHASPAGLATLTRCLEPVDPKMFDLESMRSLFEKYDRQLVGLKIRQSREIVGEWGLAPLEATVQMADKLGSKVRVVVHTTNPPGAVEDLVSLLRSGDVFTHVYQGKGNNILTNDGKKVCKAIQDARSRGVLFDTADGRGHYAFSVARAALANGFEPDIISTDLVRGSLFERSVFGLPLIMSKYLSLGISLQNVIKACTSTPASLIGMNGKIGTLASNAYADIAVFQLKEMPLLLQDVFGEVITCSQVFVPRMTVVNGRVVYRSLEF; this is encoded by the coding sequence ATGACTATTCGCGGTGATTTATTAATTCATGGCGGCAATGTAATTGATCCGGGCCGGGATTTTTCAGGAAAAGCCGATGTATTGATTCAAGGGAATCGAATTGTTGATGTTCCTCAGGGAGAAACTGTCGAAGCTGAAAAGGTAATTGATGCTACTGGTTACTTAGTGTTACCGGGGCTGATTGATTATCATACGCATGTTTTTTATAGTGGAACTGCAATTGGTGTTCATCCTGACTCAGCCCTTTTACCCCAGGGAGTGACTACTGCAATTGACCAAGGAAGTGCGGGTGTTACTAATTTTGATAGTTTTATAAAGACAGTTGTAAATCATAGCCAGGTTCGAATTTTTGCGCACCTTCACGCATCGCCAGCTGGATTGGCAACTCTAACACGTTGTTTGGAGCCGGTGGATCCTAAAATGTTTGATTTAGAATCTATGCGCAGTCTTTTTGAAAAATATGACAGGCAACTTGTTGGTTTAAAGATTCGACAGAGTAGGGAAATTGTCGGTGAATGGGGGTTAGCTCCACTAGAGGCTACTGTTCAAATGGCGGATAAACTTGGTTCTAAGGTAAGAGTAGTCGTGCATACGACAAATCCTCCTGGAGCGGTAGAAGATTTAGTATCTTTATTGCGATCTGGCGATGTATTTACCCATGTATATCAAGGAAAAGGCAACAATATTCTTACTAATGATGGGAAGAAAGTGTGTAAAGCTATTCAAGATGCAAGAAGTAGAGGGGTATTGTTCGATACTGCTGATGGAAGAGGGCACTATGCATTTTCAGTTGCTAGGGCAGCACTTGCGAATGGATTCGAGCCGGATATTATCAGTACCGACCTTGTCCGGGGAAGCCTATTTGAAAGATCTGTTTTCGGATTGCCGCTCATTATGTCCAAATATTTGAGTCTCGGTATTTCTCTGCAAAATGTGATTAAAGCCTGTACTTCGACACCTGCGAGCTTAATTGGAATGAACGGGAAAATTGGTACTTTGGCTTCAAATGCTTATGCCGATATTGCGGTTTTTCAATTAAAAGAAATGCCTTTGCTACTTCAGGATGTTTTTGGCGAAGTAATTACTTGTAGCCAAGTCTTCGTCCCCCGAATGACTGTAGTTAACGGGAGAGTGGTTTATAGAAGCTTGGAGTTTTAG
- a CDS encoding DUF1932 domain-containing protein: MNLGFIGFGEVGFEMSRGFKGAGIEKVFAYDVMQGDSVYGPLIKERVQTSGAILVTSPQEVFDKVDVVFVAVPGAKALETAKGLIPFLKNSTLYVDVSASSPDIKRNIWKTIKETGVYFVDAAMLGSLPVYKNKVPTLASGNGSDLFLKLMLSYGMNLEKVSNNPGDATAIKFVRSIFMKGLPALLVEVLEAASIMKVDHLVLKSLADTMNACSFEQTLNRLVTGSAIHAERRAHEMKDVIKMLEDINVQPTMSKATFERLTWLASKNLKDKFGGKTPKEWQVVVKAWEEAAK, from the coding sequence ATGAATTTGGGATTTATTGGATTTGGAGAAGTGGGATTTGAAATGTCCAGAGGGTTTAAAGGGGCGGGTATTGAGAAAGTTTTTGCTTATGATGTTATGCAGGGAGATTCTGTCTATGGACCCTTGATTAAAGAGCGGGTACAGACTTCTGGCGCAATACTGGTAACTTCACCCCAAGAAGTATTTGATAAAGTGGATGTCGTTTTTGTGGCTGTACCTGGGGCGAAGGCTCTTGAAACTGCCAAAGGGTTAATTCCTTTTCTGAAAAACTCCACATTATATGTAGATGTATCGGCTTCTTCACCCGATATCAAACGAAATATCTGGAAGACAATTAAAGAGACTGGGGTATATTTTGTTGATGCTGCAATGCTGGGGTCATTGCCAGTCTATAAAAATAAAGTTCCAACCCTAGCCAGTGGAAATGGCAGTGATCTTTTCTTAAAATTAATGCTTTCTTATGGAATGAATCTTGAGAAAGTGAGTAATAACCCAGGGGATGCTACAGCGATAAAATTTGTTCGCAGCATTTTTATGAAAGGTCTGCCTGCTTTACTTGTAGAGGTTCTGGAAGCAGCGTCAATTATGAAAGTGGATCATTTAGTGCTAAAATCACTAGCGGATACAATGAATGCATGTTCTTTTGAACAAACATTAAATCGGTTGGTAACTGGGAGTGCTATTCATGCAGAAAGACGGGCCCATGAGATGAAAGATGTTATTAAAATGCTGGAAGATATAAACGTTCAGCCAACAATGTCAAAAGCAACTTTTGAGCGGCTGACATGGTTAGCATCTAAGAATTTGAAGGATAAATTTGGCGGGAAAACACCTAAAGAATGGCAGGTAGTTGTTAAAGCCTGGGAAGAAGCAGCTAAATAA